A portion of the Deltaproteobacteria bacterium genome contains these proteins:
- the gspC gene encoding type II secretion system protein GspC: protein MLTASWRPALIALNLLLLATIAFFAARVVSAMIAARLAAPPPRAAAAPPPLAPSAAVEPESAYAVIAERDVFNAVKHPGGPAAPGAASEAFKRTDLNLKLWGTALAHDPARSYAIIEDQAARRQALYRVGDTVLEVATLVRVEWDRVILGRDGAEEVLEISSARASGKDASPAGGAPAAAGERIRKTADNKFLIDRRELESTVANINEVFTQARAVPFFENGKTVGFRVFAIKPGSVFEKIGLQNGDIINRVNGVELTDPTKAITLFTELQNEGHIAVDLQRNKQAKNFSYEIR, encoded by the coding sequence ATGCTGACCGCGTCGTGGCGCCCGGCGCTGATCGCGCTCAATCTGCTCCTGCTGGCGACGATCGCGTTCTTCGCGGCGCGCGTGGTGAGCGCGATGATCGCCGCGCGGCTCGCCGCTCCACCGCCGCGCGCCGCCGCCGCGCCGCCGCCGCTCGCGCCGTCGGCGGCCGTCGAGCCGGAGTCGGCCTACGCGGTGATCGCCGAGCGCGACGTGTTCAACGCGGTGAAGCACCCCGGCGGTCCGGCGGCGCCGGGAGCGGCGTCGGAAGCGTTCAAGCGCACGGACTTGAACCTGAAGCTCTGGGGCACCGCGCTCGCCCACGATCCGGCGCGCTCCTACGCGATCATCGAGGATCAGGCCGCACGCCGCCAGGCGCTCTACCGGGTCGGCGACACCGTCCTCGAGGTGGCGACCCTCGTTCGCGTCGAGTGGGACCGCGTGATCCTCGGCCGCGACGGCGCGGAGGAGGTGCTGGAGATCTCGTCGGCGCGCGCGAGCGGTAAGGATGCATCCCCCGCCGGCGGGGCCCCCGCCGCGGCCGGCGAGCGGATCCGCAAGACCGCGGACAACAAGTTCCTGATCGACCGCCGCGAGCTCGAATCGACCGTCGCCAACATCAACGAGGTGTTCACCCAGGCGCGCGCGGTTCCCTTCTTCGAGAACGGCAAGACCGTGGGCTTCCGGGTCTTCGCGATCAAGCCCGGGTCGGTGTTCGAGAAGATCGGGCTGCAGAACGGCGACATCATCAACCGCGTGAACGGCGTCGAGCTCACCGATCCGACCAAGGCGATCACCCTCTTCACCGAGCTGCAGAACGAAGGGCACATCGCGGTCGACCTGCAACGCAACAAGCAGGCGAAGAACTTCTCCTACGAAATTCGCTGA